The following proteins come from a genomic window of Mycobacterium sp. DL:
- the trxB gene encoding thioredoxin-disulfide reductase, with product MTSPTVHDVIVIGSGPAGYTAAVYAARAQLEPLVFEGTQFGGALMTTTEVENYPGFRDGITGPELMDQMREQALRFGADLRMEDVDSVDLSGPVKTVTVGDEVHHARAVILAMGAAARHLGVPGEAEMLGMGVSTCATCDGFFFRDQDIAVVGGGDSAMEEATFLTRFARSVTLIHRREEFRASKIMLERAQTNEKIRFLTNTDVTSIVGDPKVTGIRLRNSVTGEESELAVTGVFVAIGHDPRSELVRGQVDLDDAGYVTVQGRTTYTSVEGVFAAGDLVDHTYRQAITAAGSGCAASIDAERWLADHAEPGERTSTTTEDTDLIGAQQ from the coding sequence ATGACCTCACCCACCGTCCATGACGTCATCGTCATCGGTTCCGGTCCGGCCGGCTACACCGCGGCCGTGTATGCAGCCCGTGCCCAGCTCGAACCGCTGGTGTTCGAAGGCACCCAGTTCGGTGGAGCGCTGATGACCACCACTGAGGTGGAGAACTACCCCGGATTCCGTGACGGCATCACCGGACCCGAGCTGATGGACCAGATGCGGGAGCAGGCGCTGCGCTTCGGCGCGGACCTGCGCATGGAGGACGTCGACTCCGTCGATCTGTCCGGACCGGTCAAGACCGTCACCGTCGGCGACGAGGTCCATCACGCCCGCGCGGTGATCCTCGCCATGGGCGCCGCCGCCCGCCACCTCGGCGTTCCCGGGGAGGCCGAGATGCTCGGCATGGGTGTGAGTACGTGTGCCACCTGTGACGGCTTCTTCTTCCGGGACCAGGACATCGCGGTCGTCGGTGGTGGTGACTCGGCGATGGAGGAAGCGACCTTCCTGACCCGCTTCGCCCGCAGCGTCACGCTGATCCACCGGCGCGAGGAGTTCCGCGCGTCGAAGATCATGCTCGAACGGGCCCAGACCAACGAGAAGATCCGCTTCCTGACCAACACCGATGTGACGTCCATCGTGGGTGACCCCAAGGTGACCGGGATCCGGTTGCGCAATTCGGTCACCGGCGAGGAGTCGGAGCTGGCGGTCACGGGCGTGTTCGTGGCCATCGGCCACGACCCCCGTTCGGAGCTGGTCCGTGGCCAGGTCGACCTGGACGATGCGGGCTACGTGACGGTGCAGGGCCGTACGACCTACACCTCCGTCGAAGGCGTCTTCGCCGCAGGCGATCTCGTCGACCACACCTACCGGCAGGCCATCACAGCGGCCGGAAGTGGTTGCGCCGCATCGATCGACGCGGAACGCTGGCTCGCCGACCACGCTGAGCCCGGCGAGAGAACTTCCACCACAACGGAAGACACTGACCTGATAGGAGCACAGCAATGA
- the trxA gene encoding thioredoxin, which yields MSDSGSAEKSTVAVTDDSFSQDVLSSSTPVLVDFWATWCGPCKMVAPVLEEIAAEKAGSLTVAKIDVDENPGTARDFQVVSIPTMILFKDGAPVKRIVGAKGKAALLRELSENL from the coding sequence ATGAGCGATTCCGGATCCGCTGAAAAATCCACGGTGGCGGTGACCGACGATTCGTTCTCCCAGGATGTGCTGTCGAGCAGCACGCCGGTACTGGTGGACTTCTGGGCCACCTGGTGCGGCCCGTGCAAGATGGTCGCCCCGGTGCTCGAGGAGATCGCCGCCGAGAAGGCCGGTTCGTTGACCGTCGCCAAGATCGACGTCGACGAGAATCCGGGGACTGCCCGGGACTTCCAGGTGGTGTCGATCCCGACGATGATCCTGTTCAAGGACGGTGCACCGGTCAAACGCATCGTCGGAGCCAAGGGCAAGGCCGCGTTGCTGCGGGAGCTCTCAGAAAATCTCTGA
- a CDS encoding N-acetylmuramoyl-L-alanine amidase → MSSVRRGDRGSAVTEIRAALAALGMIDNPDEDLTTGKHVAVDMFDGELDHAVRAFQQHRGLLVDGVVGEATYRALKEASYRLGARTLNHQFGAPMYGDDVATLQARLQDLGFYTNLVDGHFGMQTHNALSSYQREYGLYPDGICGPETLRSLYFLGSRVTGGSPHAIREEELVRSSGPRLSGKRIIIDPGRGGGDHGLIMNGPAGPISEADILWDLASRLEGRMTAIGMETFLSRPANRAPSDAERAATANSVGADLMISLRCATHPTPSADGVASFHFGNSHGSVSTIGRNLADFIQREVVARTGLQDCRVHGRTWDLLRLTRMPTVQVDVGYITNPKDRATLLSSASRDSIAEGMLAAVKRLYLLGKNDRPTGTFTFAELLAHELSVEQARQA, encoded by the coding sequence ATGTCGAGTGTGCGTCGCGGTGACCGCGGAAGTGCGGTCACCGAGATCCGGGCCGCGTTGGCCGCGCTGGGCATGATCGACAACCCGGACGAGGACCTGACCACCGGCAAGCATGTGGCGGTGGACATGTTCGACGGTGAGCTCGACCACGCCGTGCGCGCATTCCAGCAGCACCGCGGTCTGTTGGTCGACGGTGTCGTCGGCGAGGCCACCTACCGGGCACTCAAGGAAGCCTCCTACCGACTGGGCGCCCGAACGCTCAATCACCAGTTCGGCGCACCGATGTACGGCGACGACGTCGCCACGCTGCAGGCGCGGCTTCAGGATCTCGGGTTCTACACCAATCTCGTCGACGGTCATTTCGGCATGCAGACCCACAACGCGCTGTCGTCCTATCAGCGGGAGTACGGCCTGTACCCGGACGGTATCTGCGGTCCGGAGACGTTGCGCTCCTTGTACTTTCTCGGGTCCCGGGTCACCGGCGGCTCCCCACACGCGATCCGCGAGGAGGAGTTGGTCCGCAGTTCCGGCCCCCGACTGTCCGGCAAGCGGATCATCATTGACCCGGGCCGCGGTGGCGGTGATCACGGCCTGATCATGAACGGTCCCGCCGGCCCGATCAGCGAAGCGGACATCCTGTGGGACTTGGCAAGTCGGCTTGAAGGGCGCATGACGGCGATCGGCATGGAGACCTTCTTGTCCCGCCCGGCCAACCGCGCGCCCTCGGACGCCGAGCGCGCGGCGACCGCCAATTCCGTTGGCGCCGACCTGATGATCAGCCTGCGCTGCGCGACCCACCCGACACCGTCCGCCGACGGCGTCGCGTCGTTCCATTTCGGGAACTCGCACGGGTCGGTGTCCACCATCGGGCGCAATCTGGCCGACTTCATCCAGCGAGAAGTGGTGGCACGCACCGGATTGCAGGACTGCCGCGTGCACGGCCGGACCTGGGACCTGCTGCGGTTGACCCGGATGCCGACTGTTCAGGTCGACGTCGGCTACATCACCAACCCGAAGGACCGCGCCACGCTGCTGTCCTCGGCTTCCCGCGACTCGATCGCCGAGGGCATGCTCGCCGCGGTCAAACGGTTGTATCTGCTGGGCAAGAACGACCGGCCAACCGGCACTTTCACTTTCGCCGAGCTGCTGGCCCACGAGCTCTCCGTCGAGCAGGCCCGCCAGGCCTAA
- a CDS encoding R3H domain-containing nucleic acid-binding protein, with protein sequence MTNAEATTADTAERGEEIDQPDNGTTDAETGVVDVEDRLVAEGEIAGDYLEELLDLLDFDGDIDLDVEGDRAIVSIDGGGDLTKLVGRKGEVLDALQELTRLAVHQKTGERSRLMLDVAQWRRRRRDELAALGDKVAHRVLETGEREELSPMTPFERKIVHDAVAAVQGVHSESEGVEPSRRVVVLTD encoded by the coding sequence ATGACCAACGCAGAAGCCACCACCGCTGACACTGCGGAGCGCGGCGAGGAGATCGATCAGCCCGACAACGGCACCACAGACGCCGAGACCGGCGTGGTGGATGTCGAGGACAGACTGGTCGCCGAGGGCGAGATCGCCGGGGACTACCTCGAGGAGTTGTTGGACCTGCTGGACTTCGACGGCGACATCGATCTGGACGTCGAGGGCGACCGTGCCATCGTCAGCATCGACGGCGGCGGCGACCTGACGAAGCTGGTCGGTCGCAAGGGCGAGGTGCTCGACGCGCTGCAAGAACTGACCCGGCTGGCGGTGCACCAGAAGACCGGCGAGCGCAGCCGGCTGATGCTGGACGTCGCGCAGTGGCGCCGTCGGCGCCGCGACGAGTTGGCGGCTTTGGGAGACAAGGTCGCTCACCGTGTGCTGGAGACCGGTGAGCGCGAAGAGCTGTCACCGATGACGCCGTTCGAGCGCAAGATCGTGCACGACGCCGTGGCCGCCGTGCAAGGCGTGCACAGTGAGAGCGAGGGCGTGGAGCCCTCGCGCCGCGTCGTTGTTCTCACCGACTGA
- the sigM gene encoding RNA polymerase sigma factor SigM, with amino-acid sequence MGIFGGTRGQPGQARTDAELLTAHVSGDRYAFEELFYRHHRQLYRLALLTSRDRDDAADALQDALLAAHRTARAFRHDSAVSSWLHRIVVNACLDRLRRNKSRACDELVEERCGVVDPTARVDTAIMVERALMRLPVEQRAAVVAVDMQGYSVAETARMLGVAEGTVKSRCSRARGKLAESLASFAAGNATAE; translated from the coding sequence GTGGGGATATTCGGGGGAACACGGGGGCAACCCGGACAGGCGCGCACCGACGCCGAGTTGCTCACCGCACACGTCAGCGGAGACCGGTACGCGTTCGAGGAGCTGTTCTACCGGCACCACCGCCAGCTCTATCGGCTGGCACTGCTCACCAGTCGTGACCGCGACGACGCCGCCGACGCGCTGCAGGACGCGCTACTGGCGGCGCACCGCACGGCCCGCGCGTTTCGGCACGACTCGGCCGTCAGCAGCTGGCTGCATCGGATCGTGGTCAATGCTTGCCTGGACCGGTTGCGCCGCAACAAGTCCCGCGCGTGCGACGAGCTCGTCGAGGAGCGCTGCGGGGTAGTCGACCCGACCGCCCGCGTCGACACGGCGATCATGGTGGAACGCGCGCTGATGCGCCTTCCCGTGGAGCAGCGCGCCGCCGTCGTCGCCGTGGACATGCAGGGGTATTCGGTGGCCGAGACCGCGCGGATGCTGGGGGTCGCCGAGGGCACGGTGAAGAGTCGATGCTCGCGCGCACGGGGCAAACTCGCCGAATCCCTGGCCTCCTTCGCCGCGGGCAACGCGACCGCCGAGTGA
- the rsmG gene encoding 16S rRNA (guanine(527)-N(7))-methyltransferase RsmG: protein MKHAEVPTPPDAVTAIFGEATEAAIQYAQILAGAGVERGLLGPREVSRVWDRHVLNSAVVAELVEPNEQIADIGSGAGLPGIPLALARPDIHVTLVEPLLRRSDFLREVIDELGINCRVVRGRAEDRVVRDEVGESDAVVSRAVASLDKLTKWSSPLLRSGGRMLAIKGERAEDEVREHRRAMTALGMTEVKVMRCGARFVDPPVTVVVGFQGASRRGRPSGGKHR, encoded by the coding sequence GTGAAACACGCGGAGGTGCCGACACCTCCCGATGCCGTGACGGCGATCTTCGGCGAGGCTACTGAGGCTGCCATCCAGTACGCACAGATCCTTGCCGGAGCCGGCGTCGAGAGGGGACTTCTCGGTCCGCGGGAAGTGAGCCGCGTCTGGGACCGCCACGTCCTCAACAGTGCCGTGGTCGCCGAACTCGTCGAACCCAACGAGCAGATCGCAGACATCGGTAGTGGTGCCGGACTGCCCGGGATACCGTTGGCGTTGGCCCGCCCAGACATCCATGTCACTCTCGTCGAACCGCTGCTACGCCGCAGCGACTTCCTGCGCGAAGTGATCGATGAACTCGGCATCAACTGTCGGGTGGTACGGGGCAGGGCTGAGGATCGAGTAGTCCGCGACGAAGTGGGGGAGTCCGATGCGGTGGTGTCCCGGGCGGTGGCTTCCCTGGACAAGTTGACGAAATGGAGCTCGCCGCTATTGCGATCCGGAGGGCGGATGTTGGCGATCAAGGGCGAGCGTGCCGAAGACGAGGTTCGCGAGCATCGCCGCGCTATGACAGCACTGGGCATGACCGAGGTGAAGGTGATGAGATGTGGCGCTCGATTCGTGGATCCACCCGTGACGGTGGTCGTAGGGTTTCAGGGGGCGTCGCGGAGAGGCCGGCCGTCGGGAGGGAAGCACAGATGA
- a CDS encoding acetyltransferase, which produces MAARITPLRLEAFEQLPKHARRCVYWEVDPPTVGNDDHLADPEFEKEAWLSMVMLEWGSCGQLAVECRDVDQVTDQAEESTDDPCLGYAFYAPPRTVPRASRFPTGPVSPDAVLLTTIGIESGQGNEDLARTLIAAVVADLVRRGVRALEAFGRSPEVSELSDPDRVPGDVAPVLEALGDCSVDQCVLDTDLLLDVGFVVVSHHTYFPRLRLELEQGLGWKADVEAALERLLQSAQLQQPVGAGANPCS; this is translated from the coding sequence GTGGCCGCGCGAATCACGCCCCTCCGGCTCGAAGCGTTCGAGCAGTTGCCCAAGCACGCCCGACGCTGCGTGTACTGGGAGGTGGACCCGCCGACGGTAGGCAACGACGACCATCTCGCCGACCCCGAGTTCGAGAAGGAAGCGTGGCTGTCCATGGTCATGCTGGAGTGGGGGTCGTGCGGGCAGTTGGCGGTCGAGTGTCGCGACGTGGATCAGGTCACGGACCAGGCCGAGGAATCGACCGACGACCCCTGTCTCGGATACGCCTTTTATGCTCCGCCGCGGACGGTGCCGCGGGCAAGTCGGTTCCCCACCGGACCGGTCAGTCCCGACGCGGTTCTGCTCACCACCATCGGCATCGAGTCCGGTCAGGGCAACGAAGACTTGGCGAGGACTCTGATCGCCGCGGTCGTCGCTGATCTGGTCCGGCGCGGGGTGCGCGCTCTGGAGGCGTTCGGTCGGTCCCCCGAGGTGTCTGAGTTGTCCGATCCGGATCGGGTGCCCGGCGACGTGGCGCCCGTGCTGGAAGCGCTCGGCGATTGCTCGGTGGACCAGTGCGTGCTGGACACCGATCTGCTGCTCGATGTCGGCTTTGTCGTCGTCTCGCACCACACGTACTTCCCGCGACTTCGCCTCGAACTCGAACAGGGACTCGGCTGGAAGGCCGATGTCGAGGCGGCACTGGAACGGCTGTTGCAGAGCGCCCAGCTCCAGCAACCGGTGGGTGCCGGGGCGAACCCCTGCAGTTAG
- a CDS encoding ParA family protein: MSSVPEPPKPQAVQPDVSRETWDSQNADTPIGAEAERAVRLMQAATQGQLPRPTRQRVFTIANQKGGVGKTTTAVNIAAALALQGLRTLVIDLDPQGNASTALGIEHRPGTPSSYEVLIGEIPVETALQRSPHSERLFCIPATIDLAGAEIELVSMVAREGRLRSALAELEHHDFDYVFIDCPPSLGLLTINALVAAPEVLIPIQCEYYALEGVGQLLRNIEMVKAHLNPQLNVTTVVLTMYDGRTKLADQVASDVRDHFGDKVLRTVIPRSVKVSEAPGYGMTIIEYDPGSRGAMSYLDASRELAQRGVEGQSR, encoded by the coding sequence ATGAGTTCCGTTCCCGAACCGCCGAAACCGCAAGCGGTCCAGCCCGATGTTTCACGTGAAACGTGGGATTCCCAGAATGCCGATACGCCGATCGGCGCCGAGGCCGAACGGGCGGTCCGACTCATGCAGGCGGCAACGCAGGGACAACTTCCCCGGCCGACCCGGCAACGTGTCTTCACCATCGCCAATCAGAAGGGCGGCGTGGGAAAGACGACCACGGCCGTCAACATCGCCGCCGCCCTGGCGCTGCAAGGGCTGCGCACCCTCGTCATCGACCTGGATCCGCAAGGGAACGCAAGCACCGCGCTGGGAATCGAGCATCGCCCGGGCACCCCGTCGTCGTACGAAGTGTTGATCGGCGAGATCCCCGTGGAAACCGCGCTGCAGCGCAGTCCCCACAGCGAGCGGCTGTTCTGCATTCCGGCGACGATCGACCTCGCCGGAGCTGAGATCGAGTTGGTGAGCATGGTCGCCCGGGAGGGCCGGCTCCGGAGTGCGTTGGCCGAACTCGAGCACCACGACTTCGACTACGTGTTCATCGATTGCCCGCCGTCGCTCGGCCTGCTGACAATCAACGCGTTGGTGGCGGCACCCGAGGTGCTCATCCCGATCCAATGCGAGTATTACGCCCTCGAGGGTGTGGGCCAGCTGTTGCGCAACATCGAGATGGTCAAGGCGCACCTGAACCCTCAACTCAACGTCACCACCGTCGTGCTCACGATGTACGACGGCAGGACGAAGTTGGCCGACCAGGTCGCGTCCGACGTGCGCGACCACTTCGGCGACAAGGTCCTCCGCACCGTCATCCCGCGCAGTGTGAAAGTGTCCGAGGCGCCGGGTTACGGAATGACGATCATCGAGTACGACCCCGGATCGCGCGGGGCGATGAGCTACCTGGATGCGAGCCGGGAACTGGCGCAGCGGGGAGTGGAGGGTCAGTCCCGATGA
- the murJ gene encoding murein biosynthesis integral membrane protein MurJ: MAVATLVSRLTGFARIVLLATILGAALSSAFTVANQLPNMIAALVLEATFTAIFVPVLARAERDDPDGGSAFIRRLLTLAVTLLLVVTIVSTLAAPLLVDLMLGSEPLVNRPLTTAFAFLLLPQIIFYGLSSVFMAILNTRNIFGPPAWAPVVNNVVAILTLGLYVLVPGELSINPVEMGNAKLLVLGIGTTLGVVAQATVLFVAIRAERISLRPLWGIDDRLKKFGMMALAMVLYVLVSQVGMIVGNQIASAASASGPAIYNYTWLVLQLPFGIIGVTVLTVVMPRLSRNAAAEDGPAVLADLSLATRLTMVTLIPIVAIMTVGGPAIGSALFAYGNFGSVDAGYLGMAITLSAFTLIPYTLVLLQLRVFYARQEPWTPIVLIIVITAVKIAASLAAPHLTDDPDLVAGYLGLANGLGFLAGATVGHLLLRARLDPPGGRLVGLDVVRTILVTITASLAAGLTAHVVDQLLGLEELTAHWGGGGSLLRLAVLGAVMVPIIGAVLLGAKVPEAQAALAAVRRRLRPGAQVAASAASPSVPPRRSGGLTYPEPRIPPAKVADDWRGKGSAVSDKPAGGSPSDADSTTRIDRPSADDFQPDVPDTSAHPPQPDSETAVLPSSSTGRPPTSESTRPPSEYGGDPSREPLAFDPPREPPLETATATENVHLIPGAMISNGRYRLLVFHGGPPHLQFWQALDTALDRQVALTFVSPDGTMTEREVQDILSRTQKLSRIDMPGVARVLDVVATGTSGLVVSEWIRGGSLAEVADTTPSPIGGARAIQSLAAAAEVAHRNGVALSVDHPGRIRVSIEGDVALAFPATLRDATPEDDIRGIGAALYALLIDRWPLPESGESSGLAPADLDAAGQPVEPRAIDRDIPFQISAAASHAVQEGGGIRSAPTLLNLLQQATAIADRTDHIAPVADAVPETRSGGWLGTPSDDAESDTRRRRGLIIGLAVAAVIVVVAVVLLASVLGRIFGDVGSGLGGDELGLNAPTTSESAAPGAAGGVLEPVAVTVFSPEGEADAPELADLAIDGNPSTVWASDTYSDAVPFPGFKNGVGLMLQLSEPATVGSVTVNLNSTGTAVQIRSSDTASPSSLEDTTALTQPATMRPGSNTIEVDDASPTSYVLVWISTLGSVSGESRTDISEITLRAAS, encoded by the coding sequence ATGGCCGTGGCCACGCTGGTCAGCCGGCTCACCGGGTTCGCCCGGATCGTACTGCTCGCCACGATCCTCGGGGCCGCGCTGTCGAGCGCGTTCACCGTGGCCAACCAGCTGCCCAACATGATCGCCGCACTGGTTCTGGAGGCGACGTTCACCGCGATCTTCGTCCCGGTGCTCGCCCGTGCCGAGCGCGACGACCCCGACGGCGGGTCCGCTTTCATCCGGCGGCTGCTCACGCTCGCCGTGACGTTGCTGCTGGTGGTCACCATCGTCTCCACGCTGGCGGCGCCGCTGCTGGTCGACCTGATGCTGGGATCCGAGCCCCTGGTGAACCGGCCACTGACCACGGCGTTCGCGTTCCTGCTGCTGCCGCAGATCATCTTCTACGGCTTGTCCTCGGTCTTCATGGCAATCCTGAACACCCGCAACATCTTCGGGCCGCCCGCGTGGGCCCCGGTGGTGAACAACGTGGTCGCGATCCTCACGCTCGGGTTGTATGTCCTTGTCCCGGGCGAACTCTCGATCAACCCCGTCGAGATGGGCAACGCCAAGCTGCTGGTGCTCGGGATCGGGACCACCCTCGGCGTCGTCGCGCAGGCTACGGTGCTGTTCGTCGCGATCCGGGCCGAACGGATCAGCCTGCGCCCGCTGTGGGGTATCGACGATCGCCTGAAGAAGTTCGGCATGATGGCCCTGGCGATGGTGCTCTACGTTCTCGTCAGCCAGGTGGGCATGATCGTGGGCAACCAGATCGCCAGCGCCGCATCGGCATCCGGGCCCGCCATCTACAACTACACCTGGCTGGTGCTGCAACTGCCGTTCGGCATCATCGGCGTCACGGTGCTGACCGTGGTGATGCCGCGGCTGTCCCGCAACGCCGCCGCCGAGGACGGCCCCGCCGTGCTCGCCGATCTGTCGCTTGCCACCCGGCTGACCATGGTCACGCTCATCCCGATCGTGGCGATCATGACGGTCGGCGGTCCGGCGATCGGCAGCGCGCTGTTCGCCTACGGCAACTTCGGCTCGGTCGACGCCGGTTATCTCGGCATGGCGATCACGCTGTCGGCGTTCACGCTGATCCCCTACACGCTGGTGCTGCTGCAGTTGCGGGTGTTCTATGCGCGCCAGGAGCCGTGGACACCGATCGTGCTGATCATCGTCATCACCGCGGTCAAGATCGCTGCGTCGCTGGCGGCGCCGCACCTCACCGACGACCCGGACCTTGTGGCCGGCTACCTGGGGCTGGCCAACGGGCTGGGGTTCCTCGCCGGGGCCACCGTCGGCCATCTGCTGCTGCGCGCCCGCCTCGATCCCCCGGGCGGTCGCCTGGTCGGCCTCGACGTGGTCCGCACCATCCTGGTGACGATCACGGCGTCGCTGGCCGCCGGCCTGACCGCCCACGTCGTCGACCAGCTGCTCGGGCTCGAGGAACTGACCGCCCACTGGGGCGGCGGCGGGTCGCTGCTGCGGTTGGCGGTGCTGGGCGCGGTCATGGTGCCGATCATCGGCGCGGTGCTACTCGGCGCGAAGGTGCCCGAAGCCCAGGCTGCACTCGCCGCGGTGCGCAGGCGCCTGCGGCCCGGCGCTCAGGTGGCCGCATCAGCGGCTTCGCCGTCCGTCCCGCCACGTCGCAGCGGCGGCCTCACGTACCCTGAACCCAGAATTCCGCCGGCGAAGGTTGCCGACGACTGGAGGGGGAAAGGATCAGCGGTGAGCGACAAACCCGCCGGCGGTTCCCCCTCGGACGCTGATTCCACCACCCGGATCGACCGGCCGTCGGCCGACGACTTCCAGCCGGACGTTCCCGACACGTCCGCGCACCCGCCGCAGCCCGATTCCGAGACCGCGGTGCTGCCGTCGTCGAGCACCGGCCGCCCGCCGACCTCCGAGTCGACCCGGCCGCCCTCGGAGTACGGCGGCGACCCCTCCCGCGAACCCCTGGCGTTCGACCCGCCGCGGGAGCCGCCGCTGGAGACGGCGACCGCGACCGAGAACGTGCACCTGATACCCGGTGCGATGATCTCCAACGGGCGTTACCGGCTGCTGGTCTTCCACGGCGGTCCCCCGCATCTGCAGTTCTGGCAGGCGCTCGACACCGCACTCGACCGTCAGGTGGCACTGACCTTCGTCAGCCCCGACGGGACGATGACCGAGCGCGAGGTGCAGGACATCCTGTCGCGCACCCAGAAGCTCAGCCGCATCGACATGCCCGGCGTGGCGCGCGTGCTCGACGTCGTGGCCACCGGAACCAGCGGTCTGGTGGTCTCGGAGTGGATTCGTGGCGGCTCGCTGGCCGAAGTCGCCGACACCACACCGTCACCGATCGGCGGCGCCCGCGCCATCCAGTCGCTCGCCGCGGCCGCCGAGGTCGCCCATCGCAACGGGGTGGCACTGTCGGTGGACCATCCCGGCCGGATCCGGGTCAGCATCGAAGGTGATGTGGCGCTGGCATTCCCGGCGACACTGCGCGACGCCACGCCCGAGGACGACATCCGTGGAATCGGCGCAGCGCTCTACGCGCTGCTGATCGATCGGTGGCCGCTGCCCGAATCGGGCGAGTCCAGCGGCCTGGCACCGGCGGATCTCGACGCGGCCGGCCAGCCCGTCGAACCCCGGGCCATCGACCGCGACATCCCCTTCCAGATCTCGGCTGCCGCATCACACGCCGTCCAGGAGGGCGGCGGAATCCGCAGCGCGCCAACGCTGCTCAACCTGCTTCAGCAGGCCACCGCCATCGCCGACCGCACCGATCACATCGCGCCGGTCGCGGACGCGGTGCCCGAGACACGGTCCGGGGGCTGGCTCGGTACGCCCTCCGACGACGCCGAATCGGACACGCGACGACGCAGAGGCCTCATCATCGGGTTGGCGGTCGCGGCGGTCATCGTGGTTGTCGCTGTGGTTCTGCTGGCATCCGTGCTGGGCCGCATCTTCGGCGATGTCGGCAGCGGACTCGGTGGCGACGAACTCGGCCTGAACGCGCCCACCACTTCGGAGTCCGCCGCGCCGGGAGCTGCCGGTGGGGTCCTCGAACCCGTTGCCGTGACCGTGTTCTCACCCGAAGGTGAAGCCGACGCTCCGGAACTGGCCGACTTGGCGATCGACGGCAACCCGTCGACGGTGTGGGCCAGCGACACCTACTCGGACGCGGTGCCCTTCCCCGGGTTCAAGAACGGGGTCGGCCTGATGTTGCAGCTGTCGGAGCCGGCCACCGTCGGCTCGGTCACCGTGAACCTCAACAGCACCGGCACCGCCGTGCAGATCCGGTCGTCGGATACGGCGTCGCCGTCCTCGCTGGAGGACACCACGGCTCTCACCCAGCCCGCCACGATGCGGCCGGGGTCCAACACCATCGAGGTGGACGACGCGTCACCGACGTCGTACGTCCTCGTCTGGATCTCGACCCTCGGCTCGGTGAGCGGTGAGAGCCGCACCGACATCTCGGAGATCACTCTCCGGGCCGCGTCCTGA
- a CDS encoding ParB/RepB/Spo0J family partition protein, translating into MNNAAKKRSGLGRGLASLIPTGPADGDGPATTGPRMGAAAADAMFGGAPAAVAPPEDNPVGAVYREIEPSRIDPNPRQPRQVFDEEALAELVHSIREFGLMQPIVVRAVPDSDGATPSRYQLVMGERRWRAAQQAGVATIPAIVRETADESMLRDALLENIHRAQLNPLEEAAAYQQLLEEFDVTHDELATRIGRSRPLITNMIRLLRLPIAVQRRVAAGVLSAGHARALLALEGGAELQEELAARIVAEGLSVRATEEAVTLAKRDGGATPSAPRRKPIQMPGLQDVAEQLSSAFDTRVTVSLGKRKGKIVVEFGSVDDLQRIVDLMNSSSP; encoded by the coding sequence ATGAACAATGCGGCAAAAAAGCGGAGCGGACTAGGCCGCGGCCTCGCCTCGTTGATTCCCACCGGGCCTGCGGACGGGGACGGGCCGGCGACGACGGGTCCGCGGATGGGCGCCGCGGCCGCCGACGCGATGTTCGGTGGGGCGCCCGCGGCGGTCGCTCCGCCGGAAGACAATCCGGTCGGTGCCGTGTACCGGGAGATCGAACCCTCCAGGATCGATCCGAATCCGCGGCAGCCGCGACAGGTGTTCGACGAGGAAGCGCTCGCTGAACTGGTGCACTCGATCCGCGAGTTCGGTCTGATGCAGCCGATCGTGGTGCGGGCAGTACCCGACAGCGACGGGGCAACCCCCTCCCGCTACCAGCTCGTCATGGGGGAGCGGCGGTGGCGGGCCGCCCAACAGGCGGGGGTGGCGACCATCCCCGCGATCGTCAGGGAGACCGCTGACGAGAGCATGTTGCGCGACGCCCTGTTGGAGAACATCCACCGCGCGCAGCTGAACCCGTTGGAAGAGGCGGCGGCGTATCAGCAGTTGCTCGAGGAGTTCGACGTCACCCACGACGAACTCGCCACGCGCATCGGCCGGTCACGCCCGCTGATCACCAACATGATCCGCTTGCTCCGTCTTCCGATCGCGGTGCAGCGCAGGGTTGCCGCCGGCGTGCTGTCCGCCGGCCACGCGCGGGCGCTGCTGGCGCTCGAGGGTGGCGCGGAATTGCAGGAAGAACTCGCCGCCCGGATCGTCGCGGAAGGGTTGTCGGTCCGTGCGACGGAAGAGGCGGTGACGCTCGCCAAGCGGGACGGCGGCGCAACGCCGTCGGCGCCCCGGCGCAAGCCGATCCAGATGCCGGGGCTTCAAGATGTCGCCGAGCAGTTGTCCAGCGCCTTCGACACCCGGGTGACGGTGAGCCTCGGCAAGCGCAAGGGCAAGATCGTGGTGGAGTTCGGGTCGGTGGACGATCTGCAACGAATTGTGGACCTCATGAACTCGTCGTCGCCGTGA